One Myxosarcina sp. GI1 genomic window carries:
- a CDS encoding ATP-binding cassette domain-containing protein — translation MSIIAVENLSKIYPVAVKQPGIKGTLTHFFRRTYREIKAVQNVSFYIEPGEVVGFLGANGAGKTTTLKMLTGLIHPSEGKVKVAGYTPFRRQPQFLHKTSLVMGQKQQLLWDLPALDSLKINAAVYNLSDKVFQQRLSELARMLDIESKLIQPVRKLSLGERMKAELLAALLHHPQVLFLDEPTLGLDVNAQVAVREFLQEYNHRYQATILLTSHYMADITALCDRVLLIHQGQLIYDGSLEGLLARFAPCREVRVELARHLPTDKLSQYGDVKAIDGQQVRFLVRREDLTATISRLLSELQIQDMSVSEPPIEEVIGRLFSAGTVT, via the coding sequence GTGTCTATTATTGCAGTTGAAAATCTTAGCAAAATCTATCCAGTTGCGGTCAAGCAACCAGGAATCAAAGGAACGCTAACTCATTTCTTTCGCCGTACCTATCGCGAAATTAAAGCAGTACAGAATGTTTCCTTTTATATCGAACCAGGAGAGGTGGTAGGTTTTTTAGGTGCCAATGGTGCGGGTAAAACTACTACCTTAAAAATGCTAACTGGGCTAATTCATCCTTCTGAAGGTAAGGTTAAAGTAGCTGGCTATACTCCCTTTCGTCGCCAACCGCAGTTTCTACACAAAACCAGTTTGGTGATGGGACAAAAACAGCAGCTTCTTTGGGATTTACCCGCTCTCGATTCACTCAAAATTAATGCTGCGGTTTATAATCTCTCCGATAAAGTATTTCAGCAGCGATTAAGCGAACTCGCACGGATGCTCGATATTGAAAGCAAGTTAATCCAGCCAGTACGCAAGTTGTCTTTAGGGGAAAGAATGAAGGCAGAATTGTTAGCCGCGCTGCTGCATCATCCGCAAGTCTTGTTTCTCGACGAGCCGACTCTAGGTTTGGATGTTAATGCTCAAGTTGCAGTAAGAGAATTTTTGCAAGAGTACAATCATCGCTATCAGGCAACTATTTTACTTACCAGCCACTATATGGCAGACATTACGGCTTTGTGCGATCGCGTATTGTTAATTCATCAAGGACAGCTAATTTATGATGGCAGTTTGGAAGGACTGTTAGCCCGTTTTGCTCCCTGTCGCGAAGTAAGAGTAGAACTCGCTCGGCACCTGCCAACAGACAAATTATCTCAGTATGGAGATGTCAAAGCGATCGACGGACAACAGGTAAGATTTTTGGTAAGAAGAGAAGATTTGACCGCTACTATTTCGCGTTTGCTTTCTGAGTTACAAATTCAGGATATGAGCGTTAGCGAACCGCCGATAGAAGAAGTAATTGGTCGTCTTTTTAGTGCGGGGACGGTAACGTAA
- the accA gene encoding acetyl-CoA carboxylase carboxyl transferase subunit alpha, with product MSKPKRTFLLDFEKPLCELEARIDQIKNLAEENQVDVSAEILQLEARAEQLRKEIFNSLTPAQRLQLARHPRRPSTLDYVRAITDEWIELHGDRGGYDDPALVGGVARINGRPLVILGHQKGRDTKDNVARNFGMAFPGGYRKALRLMEHANKFDMPILTFIDTPGAWSGVEAEKLGQGEAIAYNLRQMFSFTVPIICTVIGEGGSGGALGIGVGDRLLMLENSVYTVASPEACAAILWKDAKKADRAAAALKITSWDLKELGIIDEIVPEPTRGAHAEPLETAVNLKTAIWENLEKLLQMPPKQRQDLRYQKFRNMGIFEATALEKSKNVKLSS from the coding sequence ATGTCTAAACCCAAACGCACATTTTTACTAGATTTTGAGAAACCTCTTTGTGAATTAGAAGCAAGGATCGATCAAATAAAAAACCTGGCAGAAGAAAATCAGGTAGACGTTTCGGCAGAAATATTGCAGTTAGAAGCAAGAGCCGAACAACTGCGTAAAGAAATATTTAATTCTCTCACACCTGCTCAAAGATTGCAGTTAGCCCGCCATCCCCGTCGTCCTAGCACTTTAGACTATGTTCGAGCGATTACCGATGAGTGGATCGAACTACATGGCGATCGCGGCGGCTATGACGATCCCGCATTAGTTGGAGGAGTGGCTAGAATTAATGGCAGACCATTGGTAATCTTGGGACACCAAAAAGGTAGAGATACTAAAGATAATGTCGCTCGTAATTTTGGCATGGCTTTTCCTGGAGGCTATCGTAAAGCCCTCAGACTGATGGAACACGCCAATAAATTTGATATGCCAATTTTAACCTTTATCGATACACCAGGGGCTTGGTCGGGAGTCGAAGCTGAAAAACTAGGGCAGGGAGAAGCGATCGCCTATAATTTACGGCAAATGTTTAGCTTTACGGTGCCGATTATCTGTACCGTTATTGGCGAAGGTGGTTCTGGAGGTGCCTTGGGAATTGGTGTTGGCGATCGCCTGTTAATGTTAGAAAATTCGGTTTATACCGTTGCTAGCCCCGAAGCCTGTGCGGCAATTTTGTGGAAGGATGCTAAAAAAGCCGATCGCGCTGCTGCTGCTTTAAAAATTACTTCCTGGGATTTAAAAGAGTTGGGAATAATTGATGAAATTGTACCAGAACCAACTCGCGGAGCGCACGCCGAACCTTTAGAAACTGCTGTCAATCTTAAAACAGCTATTTGGGAAAATCTAGAAAAACTCTTGCAAATGCCCCCCAAACAAAGACAAGACCTTCGCTATCAAAAGTTTCGTAATATGGGCATATTTGAAGCTACGGCTTTAGAAAAATCGAAAAATGTCAAGCTATCTTCATAG
- a CDS encoding SDR family oxidoreductase has protein sequence MNPPPNQLRAIVTGASSGIGRATALAFAKSGIDVALVSRSLDKLEAVAEAIETMGVVAKAYSLDLSVVDRVKERVEAIANDFGDVDILVNNAGMGYTNHLAETPLSDWQQILDLNLTSVFQCIQGVLPQMRQRQRGTIINVASIAAHRAFPNWGAYSVSKAAVVALGKVLAVEESSNGIRVVTISPGSVNTPIWDTDTVSADFDRQAMLTPEAVAQSILHAALLPSQAVVEEMTVMPSGGAL, from the coding sequence ATGAATCCACCCCCAAATCAGCTACGAGCGATAGTGACAGGCGCGAGTAGTGGCATCGGCAGAGCAACTGCTTTAGCGTTTGCTAAATCGGGAATTGACGTAGCTTTAGTTAGTCGTTCCCTGGATAAATTAGAAGCGGTAGCTGAGGCGATCGAAACCATGGGAGTAGTGGCAAAAGCATATTCATTAGATTTGTCAGTTGTAGACCGAGTTAAAGAGCGCGTAGAGGCGATCGCTAATGATTTTGGCGATGTCGATATTCTAGTCAACAATGCAGGCATGGGCTATACTAACCATCTAGCAGAAACACCCCTGTCCGACTGGCAACAAATACTCGACCTCAACCTGACTAGTGTTTTTCAGTGCATACAAGGTGTTTTACCTCAAATGCGCCAGCGTCAGCGAGGAACAATTATTAATGTTGCCTCTATCGCTGCCCATCGTGCTTTTCCCAACTGGGGAGCATACAGCGTTAGTAAAGCTGCCGTAGTGGCTTTAGGAAAAGTATTAGCGGTAGAAGAATCATCTAACGGTATTCGTGTGGTTACTATTTCGCCAGGTTCGGTCAATACTCCAATCTGGGATACCGACACCGTAAGCGCGGATTTCGATCGCCAAGCAATGTTGACTCCCGAAGCCGTCGCTCAATCTATACTCCATGCAGCTTTACTACCATCTCAGGCGGTAGTTGAAGAAATGACCGTCATGCCTAGTGGAGGGGCTTTATAA
- the folE gene encoding GTP cyclohydrolase I FolE, with amino-acid sequence MTRAFSNGSSKSFNNSASNPLKSNLSEINSRPDRNTHNGKEAEIHATTEAAKEQMMDAVRIMLESVGEDPEREGLLKTPKRVAEAMQFLTQGYKQSLETIVNGAIFDEGHNEMVLVRDIDFFSLCEHHMLPFMGRAHVAYIPNQKVVGLSKLARVVEMYARRLQVQERLTRQIAEAIQTVLEPQGVAVVMEATHMCMSMRGVQKPGSWTVTSAMLGAFQDEQKTREEFLNLIRHQPSFM; translated from the coding sequence ATGACCAGAGCTTTTTCTAACGGTTCTTCCAAGTCTTTTAACAACAGTGCTTCCAATCCATTAAAGTCTAATTTATCAGAAATTAATAGTCGTCCAGATCGAAACACTCATAATGGCAAGGAAGCCGAAATTCATGCGACTACAGAAGCAGCCAAAGAACAAATGATGGATGCTGTACGCATTATGTTAGAGTCTGTTGGAGAAGATCCAGAGCGAGAGGGTTTATTAAAAACTCCCAAACGAGTTGCCGAAGCCATGCAGTTTTTGACTCAGGGCTACAAGCAATCTTTAGAAACTATTGTCAATGGCGCAATCTTTGATGAAGGACATAACGAGATGGTGCTGGTGAGAGATATTGATTTCTTTAGCCTCTGCGAACATCATATGCTGCCATTTATGGGTAGAGCGCACGTAGCCTATATTCCCAATCAAAAGGTAGTCGGCTTGAGCAAGCTTGCCAGAGTTGTCGAAATGTACGCTCGTCGTCTTCAGGTGCAAGAACGTCTTACCCGTCAAATTGCCGAAGCTATTCAAACAGTATTAGAGCCTCAAGGAGTTGCAGTCGTTATGGAAGCAACTCATATGTGTATGTCGATGCGCGGCGTACAAAAACCTGGTTCCTGGACGGTAACTAGCGCGATGTTGGGTGCGTTTCAAGACGAGCAAAAAACTCGCGAAGAGTTTCTCAACCTGATTCGCCACCAGCCAAGCTTTATGTAA
- a CDS encoding glutathione S-transferase family protein codes for MLKFYYSRLSVNARRVWVTLLEKNLEFEPILMKLNGDQFQPDFLQLNPFHHIPVLVDEDFSIFESLAILDYLEAKYPETSLMPTDARDIAKVRMLELVTVNELPPASIALMKQMLDVDVADKQVDAAKQTMATALQYFEANLTANSEYFIGDRLTYADIVAGTAVASIPLLGISLEPYLRVSKWLDNLQQRASWRQTAPAAEDIEKSKTVMKAILQKR; via the coding sequence ATGTTGAAATTTTACTATTCTCGCTTGTCTGTAAACGCTCGCAGAGTTTGGGTTACTTTATTGGAAAAGAATCTAGAATTTGAACCGATTTTAATGAAGCTAAACGGCGACCAGTTTCAGCCAGATTTTCTTCAACTCAATCCCTTTCATCACATACCAGTATTAGTAGATGAAGATTTTAGTATTTTTGAATCTCTAGCAATTCTCGATTATTTAGAAGCCAAATATCCCGAAACTTCATTAATGCCTACCGATGCTAGAGATATTGCTAAAGTTCGTATGCTCGAATTAGTTACCGTTAACGAATTACCGCCAGCCTCTATTGCTTTAATGAAACAGATGTTGGATGTAGATGTTGCTGATAAGCAAGTAGATGCAGCCAAGCAAACTATGGCAACAGCATTACAGTATTTTGAAGCTAATTTAACAGCTAATTCTGAATATTTTATAGGCGATCGCCTGACCTATGCTGATATTGTAGCAGGAACTGCGGTAGCATCTATTCCCTTGTTGGGTATTTCCCTGGAACCTTATTTAAGGGTAAGCAAATGGCTGGATAATTTACAGCAAAGAGCCAGTTGGCGACAAACCGCCCCTGCTGCCGAAGATATCGAAAAATCTAAGACAGTAATGAAGGCGATACTGCAAAAAAGATAG
- a CDS encoding MFS transporter, with product MKQIWRQQFDLPPIFWLVTAIAFINSVSFTIIIPLLYPYAKQFGLSDFQASLLTTAFALSQFLGTPILGSLSDRLGRKSILIVSLAGTVLANVVASMAAVAWLLYAARVLDGLTGGNTSVARAVISDITDASQRPKAFGIFSATFRLGFVVGPFLSYLAQQLPTVAGISSLGMSFVVSAAIAAIALILTVIFLPETRSQKGNFKLSWNDFAFGKIAKSATIPKLGQLFILTFLSGSTFTIFTFAFQPFFLNVLDRDTKSLAIMFAIVGMLGFISQVVALEPLSKRFNLMNIIAVTLAIRGLTFMLMPTFPTFAAFVVILSIFGLVNSFPMPLIDTVLSLNTSPQKQGEVLGINAAYLSISNAIGPIISGLLVSFDYQTPLWITGGLTLLVAGFATYLKPKFDCSSKVVS from the coding sequence ATGAAACAAATCTGGCGACAGCAATTCGATCTACCGCCTATATTTTGGCTAGTTACCGCAATTGCCTTTATTAACTCGGTTAGCTTTACCATAATTATTCCTTTACTCTATCCTTACGCCAAACAATTTGGGTTGAGTGATTTTCAAGCCAGTTTGTTAACTACAGCATTTGCTCTGTCTCAATTTCTGGGAACGCCAATTTTGGGAAGCCTTTCAGATCGTTTGGGACGTAAATCCATACTAATTGTGAGTCTGGCAGGAACGGTACTGGCGAATGTTGTTGCCAGCATGGCGGCAGTTGCCTGGTTGCTTTATGCTGCCAGAGTTTTAGACGGTTTGACTGGCGGTAATACTTCGGTTGCCAGGGCTGTTATTAGCGATATTACCGATGCTTCCCAACGCCCTAAAGCCTTTGGAATTTTTAGTGCTACTTTTCGTTTGGGTTTTGTTGTCGGTCCGTTTTTAAGTTATCTAGCACAACAATTACCTACCGTCGCGGGAATTTCTTCTTTAGGAATGAGCTTTGTAGTTAGTGCGGCGATCGCTGCTATCGCTTTAATACTTACAGTAATATTTTTACCAGAAACGCGATCGCAAAAAGGAAATTTTAAATTAAGCTGGAATGATTTTGCCTTTGGCAAGATTGCTAAGTCGGCAACTATTCCCAAACTAGGACAGTTGTTTATTCTGACGTTTTTAAGCGGTAGTACCTTTACTATTTTTACCTTTGCCTTTCAGCCATTTTTTCTCAACGTACTCGATCGAGATACCAAAAGTCTGGCGATTATGTTTGCCATTGTCGGTATGCTAGGGTTTATTTCTCAGGTGGTTGCTCTAGAACCTTTGAGCAAACGCTTTAATCTGATGAATATTATTGCTGTAACCCTGGCAATAAGAGGGCTGACTTTTATGCTCATGCCTACTTTTCCTACTTTTGCCGCGTTTGTAGTAATTTTGAGTATTTTTGGTTTGGTTAATTCTTTTCCCATGCCGTTAATCGATACAGTGCTGTCACTAAATACCAGTCCTCAAAAACAGGGAGAAGTATTGGGAATTAATGCTGCTTATTTAAGCATCTCTAATGCGATCGGACCGATTATTTCTGGTTTACTGGTTAGTTTTGATTATCAAACTCCCTTATGGATTACAGGTGGCTTAACTTTATTAGTGGCTGGTTTTGCTACTTATTTAAAACCGAAGTTTGATTGCAGCTCAAAAGTAGTTTCATAA
- a CDS encoding RNA polymerase sigma factor SigF, protein MSTQSLSYQSIELLKIYFNSPSLELRNKLVELNAGLVRKVAHQICRRCNEPYEDLEQIGYLGLIRAIERFEPYQGAAFSSFAIPYIRGEMLHYLRDKGSMMRIPRRWQELYTKGKKLRKELTEQFGRLPNDLEIANGLDVPLEEWSECRLALQNRLPISLDAVVNNALDSSITVGDTIADPRAAELRKLEDDKMQLQKALNTLEDKTKAAIECVFLWDLPRKEAAKHIGISPMTVTRHLHKGIKQLGIVLEAKVA, encoded by the coding sequence ATGTCTACTCAATCTCTTAGTTATCAATCTATAGAGCTGCTTAAAATTTATTTTAATAGTCCTTCTTTAGAACTACGCAATAAATTAGTAGAATTAAACGCTGGTTTAGTGCGTAAAGTCGCTCACCAAATCTGCCGAAGATGTAACGAACCTTATGAAGATTTGGAACAAATTGGTTATTTAGGTTTAATTAGAGCTATCGAACGTTTTGAGCCTTATCAAGGAGCGGCATTTAGCTCATTTGCAATACCATACATTCGCGGCGAAATGCTGCACTATCTTAGAGATAAAGGCAGCATGATGAGAATTCCTCGCCGATGGCAAGAACTCTATACTAAAGGCAAAAAACTAAGAAAAGAATTGACAGAACAGTTTGGTCGTTTGCCTAACGATTTGGAAATTGCTAATGGTTTGGATGTGCCACTTGAAGAATGGAGTGAGTGTCGTCTAGCATTACAAAATCGCTTGCCAATTAGTTTAGATGCTGTAGTTAATAATGCTTTAGACTCTTCTATAACAGTCGGTGACACAATTGCCGATCCTCGTGCTGCTGAATTGAGGAAATTAGAGGACGATAAAATGCAGTTGCAAAAAGCATTGAATACTTTAGAAGATAAAACCAAAGCAGCTATAGAGTGTGTTTTTTTGTGGGATTTACCCCGTAAAGAAGCTGCAAAACATATTGGCATTAGTCCAATGACCGTAACCCGACATTTACACAAAGGCATCAAGCAGTTGGGTATAGTGCTAGAAGCTAAAGTAGCGTAA
- the queC gene encoding 7-cyano-7-deazaguanine synthase QueC, translating into MNKAVVLLSGGLDSATTAAIAIADNYEAIALSFRYGQRHEKELRSAAKVAEALNIGEHYIIDVNLAQWGGSSLTDTTQTLPQEGVQSDIIPSTYVPGRNTVFIAIALSLAEAKGASAIYLGINAVDYSGYPDCRPEYLQAYQNLANLASKAGIEGHAPQLIAPLAKASKVDIVRRALELNVPIADTWSCYQGQATPCGRCDSCRIRDRALIEIGRLDLVSPFAQNNNYK; encoded by the coding sequence ATGAATAAAGCAGTTGTCTTACTATCTGGGGGCTTAGATTCAGCTACTACGGCGGCAATTGCCATCGCAGACAATTACGAAGCGATCGCCCTTTCTTTTCGCTACGGACAACGCCATGAAAAAGAGCTACGTTCGGCAGCCAAAGTTGCCGAGGCGTTAAATATCGGCGAACACTATATTATTGATGTTAATTTAGCTCAGTGGGGTGGTTCTTCATTAACCGATACTACTCAAACTTTACCTCAAGAAGGCGTACAGTCAGATATTATTCCTTCAACTTACGTACCAGGGCGTAATACGGTATTTATCGCGATCGCTCTTTCTCTAGCAGAAGCAAAAGGTGCATCTGCTATATATCTTGGCATTAATGCTGTAGACTATTCGGGTTATCCCGATTGTCGCCCCGAATATTTACAGGCGTATCAAAATTTAGCCAACCTCGCTTCTAAAGCTGGTATCGAAGGTCATGCGCCCCAACTAATCGCACCTTTAGCTAAAGCTTCTAAAGTCGATATAGTTCGTCGTGCGCTAGAGTTAAATGTACCTATCGCCGATACCTGGTCTTGCTATCAAGGACAAGCAACTCCCTGCGGTAGATGCGACTCTTGTCGGATACGCGATCGCGCACTTATTGAAATTGGAAGATTGGATTTAGTCAGTCCCTTTGCTCAAAATAATAATTATAAATAG
- a CDS encoding 7-carboxy-7-deazaguanine synthase QueE produces MNETITYPIVETFHSVQGEGAWTGTNAFFIRLGGCDVHCPWCDTKHSWNAKKHPQQLIKDIAKAAKAANPKIVIVTGGEPLIHDLVPLTAAIKKLGMQVHLETSGAHPFSGNFDWVTFSPKQFKPPHLSIYDRVSELKVVVANQEDLEWAERQAQMVASDAVRYLQPEWNTPQSKDLIFNYILQHPQWRISLQTHKLLQIR; encoded by the coding sequence ATGAACGAAACTATTACCTATCCCATAGTAGAAACCTTTCATTCAGTACAGGGAGAAGGTGCATGGACTGGTACGAATGCCTTTTTTATTCGCTTGGGTGGTTGCGATGTTCACTGTCCCTGGTGCGATACCAAACATTCTTGGAATGCCAAAAAACATCCCCAACAGCTAATAAAAGATATAGCTAAAGCTGCTAAAGCTGCTAATCCTAAGATTGTCATCGTCACAGGTGGCGAACCACTAATACACGATCTAGTTCCTCTTACCGCAGCTATTAAAAAATTGGGAATGCAGGTTCATTTAGAAACCTCTGGCGCACATCCTTTTAGCGGTAATTTCGATTGGGTAACGTTTTCTCCCAAACAGTTTAAACCACCCCACTTGAGTATTTACGATCGCGTTAGCGAACTAAAAGTAGTTGTAGCTAACCAAGAAGATTTAGAGTGGGCAGAACGGCAAGCACAAATGGTTGCTTCCGATGCGGTCAGATATCTACAGCCAGAATGGAACACTCCGCAGAGTAAAGACTTAATTTTTAACTATATTCTCCAGCATCCACAGTGGCGTATTAGCCTACAAACTCATAAGTTGTTACAAATAAGATAA
- a CDS encoding aminopeptidase P N-terminal domain-containing protein yields the protein MGIEHSEYRKRRQQIMEKVGSGTAIFRSAPMAVMHNDVEYAYRQDSSFYYLTGFNEPEAVAVFAPHHEEHQYILFVQPKDPEKETWTGYRCGVEAAKEIYGADEAYPINELNEKLPQYLINADRIYYHLGSDRHFNDVVLSHWQSTLRRYQKFGKAPLALEDSRQLIFPMRLVKSPTEIAMMRKATKISAMAHNRAREFTRPGVYEYQIQAEIEHIFRKEGGIGIAYPSIVASGANACVLHYIENNRQVEENDLVLIDAGCSYDYYNGDITRTFPASGKFTPEQKAIYEIVLEAQLKAIEEVQPGKPYNEFHDMAVCVIVQGLLDLGLLKGDLEEIIKEEKYKPFYMHRTGHWLGLDVHDVGTYKHNEETWQSLQPGHILTVEPGIYISPHIKPAEGQPEISDRWKGIGVRIEDDLLVTATGHDILTADVPKSVADMET from the coding sequence ATGGGGATCGAACATAGCGAGTACCGAAAAAGACGGCAGCAAATAATGGAAAAAGTTGGCAGTGGTACGGCGATTTTTCGCAGTGCGCCAATGGCGGTGATGCACAACGATGTCGAATATGCCTACCGTCAGGACAGCAGCTTTTATTATTTGACAGGATTTAACGAACCTGAAGCCGTTGCCGTATTCGCACCCCATCATGAAGAACATCAGTATATTCTGTTCGTGCAGCCAAAAGATCCTGAAAAAGAAACCTGGACGGGATATCGCTGTGGAGTAGAAGCCGCCAAAGAAATCTATGGTGCCGATGAAGCTTATCCTATTAACGAGCTAAATGAAAAATTACCCCAATATTTAATTAATGCCGATCGCATTTACTATCATTTAGGCAGCGATCGCCATTTTAACGATGTAGTTCTCTCACATTGGCAAAGTACTTTAAGAAGATATCAAAAATTTGGCAAAGCACCCCTAGCCTTGGAAGATAGCAGACAGTTAATCTTTCCCATGCGCCTAGTTAAAAGTCCGACAGAAATCGCCATGATGCGTAAAGCCACTAAGATTTCGGCAATGGCGCACAACCGCGCCAGAGAATTTACTCGTCCTGGAGTTTACGAATATCAAATACAGGCGGAAATCGAGCATATTTTTCGCAAAGAAGGAGGAATTGGGATTGCGTATCCCTCAATTGTCGCTTCTGGTGCTAATGCTTGTGTTCTTCACTATATAGAAAACAATCGTCAAGTAGAAGAAAACGATTTAGTATTAATTGATGCTGGCTGTTCCTATGATTATTACAATGGCGATATTACCCGTACCTTTCCCGCTAGTGGTAAGTTTACTCCCGAACAAAAAGCAATATATGAAATTGTCTTAGAAGCTCAACTAAAGGCAATCGAGGAAGTACAGCCAGGAAAACCCTATAATGAATTTCACGATATGGCTGTTTGCGTTATCGTCCAGGGATTGTTAGATTTAGGCTTGCTAAAAGGCGATCTAGAAGAAATTATTAAAGAAGAAAAATACAAGCCTTTTTATATGCACCGTACGGGTCACTGGTTGGGGCTTGACGTGCACGATGTAGGAACCTACAAGCATAATGAAGAAACGTGGCAGAGTTTACAGCCAGGACATATATTAACCGTAGAACCTGGAATTTATATTTCTCCTCACATCAAGCCAGCCGAAGGACAGCCAGAAATTAGCGATCGCTGGAAGGGCATTGGAGTAAGGATCGAAGACGATCTTTTAGTTACAGCAACGGGACACGATATTTTAACTGCAGATGTACCCAAGTCAGTTGCAGATATGGAAACATAG
- a CDS encoding MvdD family ATP-grasp ribosomal peptide maturase: protein MCVLIVTHSQDNESIPLVIDAIESQGGRAFRFDTDRFPTQVRLDIYYGREEERLTLFSEAATLDLREVSAVWYRRIAIGSRIPDTMEPQMRQASVQESRVTVRGLLASLQAFYLDSIIKVERAKNKQLQLKIAREIGLDIPRNLTTNNPEAVKEFVATCREGAIAKMLSSFAIYDERGQERVVFTNPVRSEDLENLDGLNFCPMTFQEQIPKTLELRSTIVGERVFTAAIDSQSNSHARHDWRRQGLVMIKDWKSYELPSEITEKLLELMRYFGLNYGAIDLILTPDNRYVFLEVNPVGEFFWLECYPPCFPISQAIAELLVRG from the coding sequence ATGTGCGTTCTAATCGTTACTCACAGTCAAGATAATGAAAGTATTCCTCTGGTAATCGATGCGATCGAGTCTCAAGGTGGGCGAGCTTTTCGCTTCGATACAGATCGCTTTCCCACTCAAGTACGGTTAGATATCTATTATGGTAGAGAAGAAGAACGGCTAACGCTCTTTTCAGAGGCAGCAACCCTCGATCTTCGAGAAGTATCGGCAGTTTGGTATCGACGTATAGCGATTGGTTCGAGGATTCCCGATACTATGGAACCGCAAATGCGACAAGCTTCGGTGCAAGAATCGCGCGTAACTGTTCGAGGACTACTCGCCAGCCTTCAAGCGTTTTATTTAGACTCCATAATCAAGGTCGAACGAGCGAAAAACAAACAGCTTCAGCTTAAAATAGCGCGAGAAATAGGACTCGATATTCCTCGTAACTTAACTACTAATAATCCAGAAGCAGTAAAAGAATTTGTTGCAACCTGCCGAGAAGGGGCAATCGCTAAGATGCTTTCTTCTTTTGCTATTTACGACGAACGAGGGCAGGAGCGAGTAGTTTTTACCAATCCAGTTCGATCGGAAGATTTGGAAAACCTTGATGGACTGAATTTTTGTCCGATGACGTTTCAAGAGCAAATTCCCAAGACACTAGAGTTGCGGTCGACTATTGTAGGAGAGCGAGTATTTACGGCTGCGATTGACTCACAAAGTAATTCACATGCACGTCATGACTGGCGGCGACAGGGACTAGTAATGATTAAAGACTGGAAGTCCTATGAATTACCCTCTGAGATAACTGAAAAGCTGCTAGAGCTGATGCGGTACTTTGGTTTAAATTATGGCGCGATCGATCTAATTCTTACTCCCGATAACCGCTATGTCTTTTTAGAAGTCAATCCAGTTGGTGAGTTTTTTTGGCTAGAATGCTATCCACCTTGCTTTCCAATTTCTCAAGCGATCGCCGAGCTTTTAGTTAGAGGTTAA